In one Chitinophaga sancti genomic region, the following are encoded:
- a CDS encoding DoxX family protein, translated as MSKLFSSKASNGAINFSLLLLRIAFGGLLLWNHGLGKLKGFSAMKDSFPDPLHIGHPISLGLAVFAEVFCAGLVIIGLATRLATVPVIVTMGVALFLIHGHQALKEQEPAILYLVPFLVILFAGPGKVSLDNAIGK; from the coding sequence ATGAGCAAACTGTTTTCTTCGAAAGCATCCAATGGTGCAATCAATTTCTCCTTATTATTGCTGCGTATTGCCTTTGGTGGCCTGCTGCTGTGGAATCATGGCCTGGGTAAATTAAAAGGATTTTCTGCCATGAAGGACTCCTTTCCGGATCCATTGCACATAGGGCATCCTATTTCTTTGGGCCTGGCCGTATTTGCAGAAGTATTTTGCGCAGGATTGGTAATAATAGGGCTGGCTACCCGCTTAGCGACTGTGCCTGTGATAGTTACGATGGGTGTGGCCTTGTTTTTGATTCATGGACACCAGGCATTAAAGGAGCAGGAACCAGCGATATTGTACCTGGTACCTTTTCTGGTGATCCTGTTTGCGGGTCCTGGTAAGGTAAGTCTGGACAATGCAATCGGGAAATAA
- a CDS encoding acyl-CoA thioesterase → MQWIDSIVNEKVKAKDMFIETTQIRVRYGETDQMGYLYYGNYALYYEVGRAEAIRKLGFTYAQLEKEGVIMPVAELNVKYIRPAYYDDLITVKTILKEMPVDHKIRFHSELYNEKGELLNVGVTTLVFLHADSKLKYGLPPLMREALAPFFE, encoded by the coding sequence ATGCAATGGATTGATAGCATTGTAAATGAGAAAGTTAAAGCAAAGGATATGTTCATAGAAACAACACAAATCAGGGTAAGATATGGGGAGACAGACCAGATGGGCTACCTTTATTACGGAAATTATGCTTTATATTATGAAGTAGGGCGTGCAGAAGCCATCCGTAAACTGGGCTTCACATACGCCCAGCTTGAAAAAGAAGGTGTAATCATGCCTGTAGCAGAACTAAATGTAAAATACATACGGCCGGCTTACTATGATGACCTGATAACTGTGAAGACTATACTGAAAGAAATGCCTGTCGATCACAAGATCCGCTTTCATTCAGAACTGTATAACGAAAAGGGCGAGTTGCTGAACGTAGGTGTAACCACCCTCGTTTTTTTACACGCAGATTCCAAATTGAAATATGGCCTGCCTCCCCTTATGCGGGAAGCTTTAGCGCCTTTTTTTGAATAG
- a CDS encoding CinA family nicotinamide mononucleotide deamidase-related protein yields MEGQKVVASIITIGDELLIGQTIDTNSAWMAQQLNAMGIWVHRRVAIGDVKEAIVKALDDESALSPIVLITGGLGPTADDITKPTLAEYFGGTLVRDEATFKQVMEFFESRGLPPLQRNMDQALVPDVCTVLHNKRGTAPGMWFEKDGKVFVSMPGVPFEMKGLMEDHVLPRLKQYFQTPVVVHQTLIIAGMGESFVAERLVDFEAQLPANIKLAYLPSLGTIKLRLTAHGQDKLSTAASLSMQFHKLKDILSDIVIADQDQPIAAVIGQLLQAKGKTVGTAESCTGGYIAHSMTSVPGSSAWYRGSVISYANEIKTRILGVKPETLAAHGAVSEAVVKEMVRGALAHLQTDYVIAVSGIMGPDGGTPEKPVGTVWIGVGSATETVAVKFQLRYDRYLNIQMAAAYAMSELRKIIL; encoded by the coding sequence ATGGAAGGGCAAAAGGTAGTAGCCAGTATCATCACTATTGGCGATGAATTACTGATCGGACAGACGATAGATACAAATTCGGCGTGGATGGCCCAGCAACTCAATGCAATGGGTATCTGGGTGCACCGCCGTGTAGCGATTGGCGACGTGAAAGAAGCCATCGTAAAGGCATTGGACGACGAGAGTGCATTGTCGCCTATTGTATTGATTACGGGAGGTTTGGGGCCTACCGCAGATGATATCACCAAACCCACGCTGGCAGAATATTTTGGCGGCACACTGGTAAGGGATGAAGCTACTTTTAAACAGGTAATGGAGTTCTTTGAAAGCCGGGGCTTGCCTCCCTTGCAAAGGAATATGGACCAGGCACTGGTACCGGATGTATGTACAGTGTTACATAATAAGAGAGGTACAGCGCCGGGTATGTGGTTCGAAAAGGATGGGAAGGTCTTTGTATCCATGCCGGGCGTACCATTTGAGATGAAAGGCCTGATGGAGGATCATGTATTGCCACGTTTGAAGCAATATTTCCAGACGCCAGTGGTGGTACATCAGACACTGATCATTGCCGGTATGGGAGAATCCTTTGTAGCAGAGCGTCTGGTTGATTTCGAAGCGCAGTTGCCTGCCAATATCAAGCTGGCATACCTGCCGTCTTTAGGTACGATTAAGTTACGCCTTACAGCACATGGGCAGGATAAATTATCAACAGCTGCTTCACTGTCTATGCAGTTTCACAAGCTGAAGGATATTCTTTCAGACATTGTTATTGCAGACCAGGACCAGCCGATAGCTGCCGTAATTGGTCAGCTGCTGCAGGCAAAAGGGAAGACGGTAGGTACAGCCGAAAGCTGCACGGGTGGATATATTGCTCATAGCATGACATCAGTACCGGGTAGTTCTGCATGGTACAGGGGCAGTGTGATCAGCTATGCAAACGAAATAAAGACCCGTATACTGGGTGTGAAACCAGAAACCCTGGCGGCGCATGGAGCCGTAAGTGAGGCCGTGGTAAAGGAAATGGTGCGTGGAGCACTGGCACATTTGCAGACAGACTATGTCATTGCTGTATCCGGAATCATGGGGCCTGATGGCGGAACGCCGGAGAAGCCTGTGGGTACAGTATGGATAGGTGTAGGAAGTGCAACAGAAACAGTGGCCGTGAAATTTCAGTTAAGATACGACAGGTATCTGAATATCCAGATGGCGGCGGCTTATGCGATGAGTGAGCTGCGGAAGATCATTCTATAA
- a CDS encoding dihydrolipoamide acetyltransferase family protein: MAIVELVMPKMGESIMEATILRWHKKPGDQVKSDETILEIATDKVDSEVPSIADGEITEILYAENDVVPVGAVIARISTKVEAAASAPATAPEAPVQQQQQAEVEVVKPQVEVHEPQFTTAAGPRFYSPLVLTIAQQEGIGFAELEKIPGTGNEGRVTKKDILNYVESKAKGFVPTATPMPAKAAEAPVAQEQPKAQPQVQPAPQPVAAQAQPQAPQVQVQPQTAASSNGQAATYSGAVEIIEMDRMRKLIADHMMKSVQTNAHVTSFAEADVTNIVRWRDQEKKIFEKREGEKITFTPLFIEALIKCLKKYPLLNSSLEGDRIIVKKDINVGMAAALPTGNLIVPVIRNADQLNLVGLTKQVNLLANAARNNKLRPEDTQNGTITLTNVGNFGSLAGTPIINMPQVAILAVGTIKKRPVVIETEHGDTIAIRHMMYLSMSYDHRIIDGALGSTFLSAVVHELEHFDVHREY, encoded by the coding sequence ATGGCCATTGTAGAACTGGTAATGCCCAAGATGGGAGAAAGTATTATGGAAGCCACCATATTACGCTGGCATAAAAAACCGGGAGATCAGGTAAAATCTGATGAAACTATCCTGGAAATTGCCACTGATAAGGTAGACAGCGAAGTACCTTCTATCGCCGATGGCGAAATTACCGAGATACTCTACGCAGAAAATGATGTAGTTCCGGTAGGTGCTGTAATAGCACGTATCAGCACAAAAGTGGAAGCAGCAGCATCTGCGCCTGCTACAGCTCCTGAAGCCCCTGTACAGCAACAGCAACAGGCGGAAGTGGAGGTGGTAAAGCCACAGGTGGAAGTACATGAGCCACAGTTTACAACCGCTGCTGGCCCTCGTTTTTATTCTCCCCTGGTGCTCACGATCGCACAACAGGAGGGTATTGGTTTTGCCGAGCTCGAGAAAATTCCGGGTACAGGTAATGAGGGTCGTGTGACGAAGAAAGATATACTCAATTATGTAGAATCCAAGGCAAAAGGTTTTGTGCCTACGGCTACGCCAATGCCTGCTAAGGCGGCAGAAGCACCGGTAGCACAGGAACAGCCTAAAGCACAGCCACAGGTTCAGCCAGCTCCTCAGCCGGTAGCTGCGCAGGCTCAGCCACAGGCACCTCAGGTACAGGTACAGCCACAAACTGCGGCTTCATCCAATGGACAGGCCGCTACTTACAGTGGTGCTGTTGAAATCATTGAAATGGATCGTATGCGTAAGCTGATTGCAGATCATATGATGAAGAGTGTGCAGACCAATGCACACGTCACCAGTTTTGCAGAAGCAGATGTAACGAACATTGTGAGATGGAGAGACCAGGAGAAAAAGATCTTCGAAAAGAGAGAAGGAGAGAAGATCACCTTCACCCCACTTTTCATAGAAGCATTAATAAAATGTCTCAAGAAATATCCTTTATTGAATAGCTCCCTGGAAGGTGATAGGATCATCGTCAAGAAAGATATCAATGTGGGTATGGCAGCAGCACTGCCTACGGGCAACCTGATCGTTCCGGTGATCCGTAATGCAGACCAACTGAACCTGGTGGGTCTGACCAAACAGGTAAACCTGCTGGCGAACGCTGCACGTAATAATAAACTGAGGCCGGAAGATACCCAGAATGGCACTATTACCTTAACGAATGTGGGTAATTTTGGTAGCCTGGCAGGTACGCCTATTATTAATATGCCGCAGGTAGCAATACTGGCAGTAGGTACCATAAAGAAGCGCCCGGTTGTGATTGAAACAGAGCATGGAGATACTATCGCGATCCGCCACATGATGTACCTGTCTATGTCTTATGATCACAGGATCATTGACGGGGCACTGGGATCAACATTCCTGAGTGCAGTGGTACATGAGCTGGAGCATTTTGATGTGCACAGAGAATACTAG
- a CDS encoding RNA recognition motif domain-containing protein: MNIYVANLHYRLNDADLHQIFSEFGEVTSAKIIKDHETGRSRGFGFVEMPNQEEGSKAMDSLNGTEIEGKQLMVNEARPKQPNNNSRGGGFGGNRGGGGYGGGGGRGRY, translated from the coding sequence ATGAACATTTACGTAGCCAACCTGCACTACAGGTTGAACGATGCGGACCTTCACCAGATATTCAGCGAATTTGGCGAGGTAACTTCTGCAAAAATTATCAAGGACCATGAGACTGGCCGTTCACGCGGTTTCGGTTTTGTGGAAATGCCAAACCAGGAAGAAGGTAGCAAGGCTATGGATAGTTTGAACGGTACTGAAATCGAAGGCAAACAACTGATGGTAAACGAAGCAAGACCTAAACAACCGAATAATAATTCAAGAGGTGGTGGATTTGGTGGAAACCGCGGTGGTGGCGGATATGGTGGCGGCGGTGGCCGTGGCCGTTATTAA
- a CDS encoding DUF4230 domain-containing protein, whose translation MKRFLLFLILIAFALLLFWLGKQFGSKNVNQEILSNSLIVKEIAELASLEVQGSATTKQSNVVDDGTWMNNMKKAFVENTVWVTVPYVAKYGVDVDSTNFKVEISDKKIVVRLPEPKLLSYELRVDRMETANRKGWLLFSNDETYTGVQKKLYTESRGQLEGNKLYINQSKEKVVKIIREYYKPWLKDHELVVEFGGAKMPLLN comes from the coding sequence ATGAAAAGATTTTTACTTTTTTTAATACTTATTGCTTTTGCATTATTACTCTTCTGGCTGGGGAAACAGTTTGGGAGTAAGAATGTAAACCAGGAGATCTTATCGAATAGTTTGATTGTAAAAGAAATTGCAGAACTGGCGAGTTTGGAGGTGCAGGGAAGCGCGACGACTAAACAGAGTAATGTGGTGGATGATGGTACCTGGATGAATAATATGAAAAAAGCGTTTGTGGAGAATACGGTTTGGGTAACAGTACCTTATGTAGCGAAGTATGGGGTCGATGTGGATTCAACGAATTTTAAAGTGGAGATTTCAGATAAGAAGATTGTGGTGCGACTGCCGGAACCGAAATTGCTGAGTTATGAATTGCGGGTGGATAGGATGGAAACGGCGAATAGGAAGGGTTGGTTATTGTTTTCGAATGATGAGACATATACAGGTGTGCAGAAGAAGTTGTATACGGAATCGAGAGGGCAGCTGGAGGGGAATAAATTATATATAAATCAGAGTAAGGAGAAGGTGGTGAAGATTATAAGAGAATATTATAAACCGTGGTTGAAGGATCATGAGCTGGTGGTGGAGTTTGGTGGCGCGAAGATGCCCTTACTTAATTAG
- a CDS encoding cupin domain-containing protein has product MIINQQHNAEYWREHLQLESHVEGGSFRETYRAALKVPTSVLPSAFKGERNASTGIYFLLEYGDFSAFHRIAADEMWHFYDGYTLTIYEIKAEGALVVHQLGKHVHLGEKPQLVITAGSWFASRVEVVDGYTLVGCTVAPGFDFADFELGARKELQRAYPAHAGIIGELTR; this is encoded by the coding sequence ATGATTATCAACCAGCAACATAATGCCGAGTACTGGCGCGAACATTTGCAATTGGAATCTCATGTGGAAGGCGGTTCTTTCCGGGAAACGTACCGGGCGGCGCTGAAAGTACCTACGTCTGTATTACCGTCTGCTTTTAAGGGGGAGCGCAATGCATCGACGGGGATTTACTTTTTGCTGGAGTATGGGGATTTTTCTGCGTTTCACAGGATTGCAGCTGATGAGATGTGGCATTTCTATGATGGGTATACGCTGACTATTTATGAGATAAAGGCGGAGGGTGCACTGGTAGTACATCAGCTGGGTAAGCATGTGCACCTGGGAGAGAAACCGCAGCTGGTGATAACAGCGGGGAGTTGGTTTGCATCGAGGGTGGAAGTGGTGGATGGATATACTTTGGTAGGGTGTACGGTGGCGCCGGGATTTGATTTTGCGGATTTTGAGCTGGGGGCCAGGAAGGAGTTGCAGCGGGCGTATCCTGCGCATGCGGGGATTATTGGGGAATTGACGAGGTGA
- a CDS encoding DUF6597 domain-containing transcriptional factor, whose protein sequence is MNFRIYSPAASLAPYVKHYYHLQNANDGLLHLPQNLFSLGDLYMVFLQEGEVTFQPEQHAAFTLPKAAVVGHFTCHHTIKVQGPVKMTVVQLNAYGCYKLAGLNMSAFNNYYRDLLKQDNGQWQHLVEAINATTDYMQLDASLDKAFMEMMATQEHSLKQMDEVADYMLRHQGHVNIDRLVRKFKISRPTLERKFMEVIGITPQLYARMLRFRDAMRHMQQMNVEQWQSFITKSEGYNQDLFNQDFQFFKGSESTITRMPVAQTMAVA, encoded by the coding sequence ATGAACTTCCGTATCTATTCTCCGGCAGCATCGCTTGCCCCTTATGTAAAACATTATTATCATTTACAGAATGCCAATGATGGTTTGCTCCATCTTCCCCAGAATTTATTTTCTTTAGGAGACCTGTATATGGTTTTCTTACAGGAGGGTGAGGTAACTTTTCAGCCTGAGCAACATGCAGCGTTTACATTACCGAAGGCTGCAGTGGTAGGGCATTTCACCTGTCATCATACGATCAAGGTGCAGGGTCCGGTAAAGATGACTGTGGTACAACTGAATGCGTATGGTTGTTATAAATTAGCGGGGCTGAATATGTCTGCATTTAACAATTACTATCGTGATTTATTGAAGCAGGATAATGGGCAGTGGCAGCATTTGGTAGAGGCGATTAATGCAACTACTGATTATATGCAGCTGGATGCGAGCCTGGATAAGGCTTTCATGGAAATGATGGCAACGCAGGAGCATTCCCTGAAGCAGATGGATGAGGTAGCGGATTATATGTTGCGTCACCAGGGGCATGTGAATATTGACCGGCTGGTACGTAAGTTTAAGATTTCCCGTCCTACCCTGGAAAGGAAGTTTATGGAGGTGATTGGTATTACGCCGCAGTTGTATGCTAGAATGCTGAGGTTCAGGGATGCCATGAGGCATATGCAGCAGATGAATGTGGAGCAGTGGCAGTCATTTATAACGAAGAGTGAGGGGTATAACCAGGATCTGTTTAACCAGGATTTTCAGTTCTTCAAAGGGTCTGAGAGTACGATTACAAGGATGCCGGTGGCACAGACAATGGCAGTGGCATAA
- a CDS encoding alpha/beta hydrolase family protein, whose product MKKMMVTAVLSGISLLTHAQQAAKKPLDHSVYDSWQSIGTKVISNNGQLVAYTITPQEGDASLVIYDTKSKKQISVPRGSTPLITEDNRYVVFAIKPTFAAVRQAKIKKKKPAEMPKDSLGILYPGADTVYKTGTIRSFKTPEKGSGLLAYLLEKPQADTASGNLVIVSLNTRQQDTIKNVQDYVISKTGNYLLVELVADKKDSATHDALLRWDVAARKADTLSRGCGNRTQLAFDEAGKQAAWVNTRDSAKALQQFYELYYYTAGQDTGNIVADKNTKAFPAGWSVSQNGKVWFSRNGERLFFGSAPVPPAKDTNIVDFEVAKVDVWNYHDDYLQPMQLKNLEKDQQKNFLAAYFPGNKKVLQLADKDADNVVVADEGNSDYAIAYTDKDQRVAMQWTGGTLKTSYLLRITDASRKLIIRDLDSTSFISPDGKYVIWYDLNQQHYFTYETATGTTRNITANIPVQVYDEEDDQPETPGNYGIAAWLEHDAAVYIYDRYDIWKVDPAGKQVPVMITAGAGRQQHLVFRYVKLAKDERFLKAGQQLVLLTFNEITKENGYYTTESTKSNLKLVVMGPYNYTKLLKAEHANYYLYSKENYQQSPDVYVGNDIPHAVQLSHLNPQQATYNWGTASLFKWTAYNGQPAEGILYKPEDFDSTKSYPVLMYFYEKLSEQLYWYIPPAPTPSRLNISFFVSRGYLVLVPDIHYEKGHPGKSAYDYVVSGARALAANKWVDSTKMGIQGQSWGGYQVSYLVTATKLFSAAWAGAPVANMTSAYGGIRWESGMNRQFQYERSQSRIGATLWEKPELYIENSPLFHLPNVTTPLAIMANDADGAVPWYQGIELFTGLRRLGKPVWMLNYNNEAHNLVQRQNRKDISRREQQFFDHFLKGAPAPEWISKGVPALDKGKNWGWDLEQN is encoded by the coding sequence ATGAAAAAAATGATGGTTACAGCCGTTCTATCCGGCATTTCTCTTCTCACCCATGCCCAGCAAGCAGCCAAAAAACCACTCGATCACAGTGTATATGACAGCTGGCAAAGCATTGGCACCAAAGTAATCAGCAACAATGGACAATTAGTTGCTTACACCATTACACCGCAGGAAGGTGATGCTTCCCTGGTGATTTATGACACAAAATCAAAGAAACAGATTTCGGTACCGCGCGGCAGCACGCCCCTGATCACGGAAGATAACCGTTATGTGGTATTTGCTATCAAGCCTACTTTTGCGGCTGTAAGACAGGCAAAAATCAAAAAGAAAAAACCGGCAGAGATGCCAAAAGATTCACTGGGGATCTTATACCCGGGTGCAGATACTGTATACAAAACAGGTACTATCCGCAGTTTTAAAACACCGGAAAAAGGCAGCGGTCTGCTTGCTTACCTGCTGGAGAAACCACAGGCTGATACGGCCAGTGGCAACCTCGTGATTGTATCTCTCAACACGCGACAACAGGATACCATCAAAAATGTGCAGGATTATGTGATCAGTAAAACTGGTAATTACCTGCTGGTAGAACTGGTGGCTGATAAAAAGGATTCTGCTACGCACGATGCATTGTTGCGATGGGATGTAGCTGCGAGAAAAGCAGATACACTGAGCAGGGGATGTGGCAACAGAACACAACTCGCATTTGATGAAGCAGGTAAACAGGCTGCATGGGTAAACACCAGAGACAGTGCAAAAGCACTGCAACAATTCTATGAATTGTATTACTATACTGCGGGGCAGGATACAGGTAATATTGTTGCAGATAAAAATACCAAAGCCTTTCCTGCTGGCTGGTCTGTAAGTCAGAACGGGAAAGTGTGGTTCAGCAGGAATGGAGAAAGATTATTCTTTGGTTCTGCACCTGTACCACCTGCAAAGGATACGAACATTGTAGATTTTGAAGTAGCAAAAGTAGATGTGTGGAATTATCACGATGATTATTTGCAACCTATGCAGCTGAAGAACCTGGAGAAAGATCAGCAGAAGAATTTTCTTGCTGCATATTTTCCCGGGAATAAAAAAGTATTGCAGCTTGCAGATAAAGATGCGGATAATGTAGTGGTTGCAGATGAAGGAAATAGTGACTATGCCATCGCTTATACAGATAAGGATCAGCGGGTAGCTATGCAATGGACGGGTGGTACTTTGAAGACATCTTACCTGCTGCGTATCACCGATGCATCCCGCAAGTTAATTATCAGAGACCTGGATAGTACTTCATTCATTTCTCCTGATGGAAAATATGTGATCTGGTATGATCTGAATCAGCAACATTATTTCACTTACGAAACGGCTACAGGCACCACGCGAAATATCACTGCAAATATTCCGGTACAGGTATATGATGAAGAAGATGATCAGCCGGAAACACCTGGCAATTATGGGATTGCAGCGTGGCTGGAACACGACGCAGCAGTGTATATCTATGACCGTTATGATATATGGAAAGTAGACCCTGCCGGCAAGCAGGTACCAGTCATGATTACCGCTGGTGCAGGCAGGCAGCAACACCTGGTGTTCCGGTATGTAAAGCTGGCGAAAGATGAACGCTTTTTGAAAGCAGGTCAGCAGCTGGTATTACTTACATTCAATGAAATTACAAAAGAGAATGGTTACTACACGACTGAAAGTACAAAGAGTAACCTGAAACTTGTAGTGATGGGGCCTTACAACTATACTAAATTGTTAAAGGCAGAGCATGCGAATTACTATTTGTATTCAAAAGAGAATTATCAACAATCTCCTGATGTATATGTAGGTAATGATATTCCGCATGCGGTGCAATTAAGTCATCTTAATCCGCAGCAGGCAACCTACAACTGGGGTACAGCTTCTCTCTTTAAATGGACGGCTTACAATGGCCAGCCAGCAGAAGGCATCCTGTATAAACCGGAAGATTTTGACAGCACAAAATCATATCCTGTATTGATGTATTTCTATGAGAAATTATCTGAGCAATTATACTGGTATATACCACCTGCGCCAACGCCTTCCAGGTTGAATATTTCATTCTTTGTGAGCAGGGGTTATTTAGTTTTGGTACCTGATATTCATTATGAGAAAGGGCATCCGGGAAAGAGTGCGTATGATTATGTAGTGAGTGGGGCGCGTGCACTGGCAGCGAATAAATGGGTAGATAGTACGAAGATGGGGATCCAGGGTCAGAGCTGGGGTGGCTACCAGGTATCTTACCTGGTAACAGCGACGAAGTTGTTTAGTGCAGCGTGGGCAGGTGCTCCGGTGGCAAATATGACGAGTGCCTATGGTGGTATAAGATGGGAAAGTGGGATGAACAGGCAGTTTCAGTATGAGCGTTCACAGAGTCGTATCGGGGCTACGCTGTGGGAGAAACCGGAATTGTATATAGAGAATTCTCCGCTGTTTCATTTACCAAATGTGACAACGCCACTGGCGATTATGGCGAATGATGCGGATGGTGCAGTGCCCTGGTACCAGGGTATAGAGCTGTTTACAGGGCTGCGCAGATTGGGGAAACCGGTGTGGATGCTGAATTATAATAATGAAGCGCATAACCTGGTACAGCGGCAGAACAGGAAGGATATATCACGTAGGGAGCAGCAGTTTTTTGATCATTTTCTGAAGGGGGCACCGGCACCTGAGTGGATTTCGAAGGGGGTACCGGCCCTGGATAAGGGTAAAAACTGGGGATGGGATTTGGAGCAAAACTAA